From one Paenibacillus sp. FSL K6-1330 genomic stretch:
- a CDS encoding serine hydrolase domain-containing protein produces the protein MVKKLVFYVLMILLLVSPPAAAAEGGAPSTQKQPNIDEIAIDQFVQAQLVKAQSPGAAVVVVSGNQVVYTKGFGLADSALGIPATNTTLFELGSTSKAFTGLALLELEREDALSLDDPVTRYIPWLSLIYQGQPAKVTLAQLLHHTSGVPFASLASIPISSEEQALELTVRALSGTALDAPPGDKYQYATINYDVLGLVIQEVSGMSYEDYMSGLLQRLGMNNTVPAAQLKDPQRLARGYKIGFGSPRLYEAPDYRGNTPAGYLISSADDIGQWLLLQLGTKSISEPDRIIIERSHIPDTSVGPDANGTYYASGWFVTPDGKELSHQGSNPNFSSYFIIRPQEQLGVGVLANINSAYTFHIGQGLMSLLREQELPPAEADFYPQLDRIAMISLSLISILMIVLAGKAIGIPGQLRRQRRIFVPPQGRRLIGLGAALVLTGVCLWGIGLLLEAAFAGLPLAVVAVWSPSTIIWLVYALYLFVGIAFLFFLAVWLFPSVKRRSGLILPAPAEEVI, from the coding sequence GTGGTAAAGAAACTTGTTTTCTACGTACTGATGATACTGCTGCTAGTCAGTCCACCAGCTGCAGCCGCCGAAGGCGGAGCCCCTTCTACGCAAAAACAGCCGAATATAGATGAGATTGCCATCGACCAATTCGTGCAGGCACAACTGGTGAAGGCGCAAAGCCCGGGAGCCGCAGTTGTAGTTGTAAGCGGGAATCAGGTGGTTTATACGAAGGGATTCGGGCTAGCCGATAGTGCATTGGGGATTCCGGCAACAAACACTACATTATTTGAATTGGGATCGACTTCCAAAGCATTCACAGGCCTGGCCTTGTTAGAACTGGAGCGTGAAGATGCGCTTAGCCTTGACGATCCGGTCACCCGCTATATTCCGTGGCTCTCGCTAATCTATCAAGGGCAGCCGGCCAAGGTGACGCTGGCCCAACTGCTGCACCATACGAGTGGCGTGCCTTTCGCTTCGCTAGCTTCCATCCCGATCAGTTCCGAAGAGCAGGCATTGGAACTGACTGTACGGGCATTATCGGGTACGGCGCTGGACGCCCCTCCCGGAGATAAGTATCAATATGCCACCATTAATTATGATGTTCTGGGGCTGGTCATCCAGGAAGTATCCGGTATGTCGTATGAGGATTACATGTCGGGGTTGCTGCAGCGGCTTGGTATGAACAACACGGTGCCTGCGGCCCAGCTGAAGGACCCACAGCGGCTCGCCAGGGGATATAAGATTGGATTCGGTTCGCCTCGTTTATATGAAGCGCCCGATTACAGGGGAAACACGCCCGCCGGTTACTTAATCTCCAGTGCTGACGATATTGGACAGTGGCTGCTGCTCCAGCTCGGGACGAAGAGTATCTCCGAGCCGGACCGGATCATCATCGAACGTTCCCATATACCCGATACGAGCGTAGGGCCGGACGCCAACGGAACCTACTATGCCTCGGGGTGGTTTGTAACGCCGGACGGCAAAGAACTCTCTCACCAAGGCTCTAATCCCAATTTCTCGTCCTATTTCATCATTCGTCCGCAAGAGCAGCTCGGCGTAGGAGTACTCGCCAACATCAACTCAGCCTATACGTTTCATATCGGCCAAGGTCTGATGAGCCTGCTGCGGGAGCAAGAGCTTCCACCCGCTGAAGCGGATTTCTATCCGCAGCTTGATCGGATTGCGATGATCTCGCTTAGTCTCATCAGCATTTTAATGATTGTACTGGCAGGTAAGGCCATCGGTATTCCCGGACAATTACGTCGTCAGCGGCGCATTTTCGTTCCGCCCCAAGGAAGAAGGCTCATCGGCCTTGGAGCTGCGCTTGTACTGACCGGAGTCTGCTTGTGGGGGATCGGTCTGCTGCTTGAGGCTGCATTTGCAGGTCTTCCGCTTGCTGTAGTCGCAGTATGGTCGCCTTCCACGATCATCTGGCTCGTCTATGCACTCTATCTATTCGTCGGAATCGCGTTCCTGTTCTTTCTTGCAGTCTGGTTGTTTCCATCCGTGAAACGACGTTCCGGGCTGATTCTTCCAGCTCCTGCAGAGGAGGTGATCTAA
- a CDS encoding amino acid adenylation domain-containing protein: MKTCQLYPLTHPQKRIWYVENIYSGTSIHNIGGLIKIYGPVDFSLLEEAINHFIRLNDAVRMRLVEQDGSVLQTVMEYRRKTFPFIDFMAQESDVDAWVSAEFSKPLPLDGEQLYDFVLVRISDTESAYLTKFHHIISDGWSFQLMTTHINQIYTQLMQGEEVPQEPRPTYLDYIEQEQKYLSSPRFTKNQSYWNHKFDHIHDIDLHTTSIGIAGNRKKFLVSQSASDAIRDFAQTHRISLNTFFVATMLLYLHKANQQNRLLIGTPVLNRTGAKEKNTFGMFTSTMPFLIDIKHEMSFSSFIHNVNQELIQCYFHQKYPYNLLVQDLQLQQRGLDQLFQVCVNYYNTAFDRNFGPGWKMQQIEVNNGNQLYSLQLIVTEWSSNEELELYFDYKEGDYTEKQIDELHSRLLYLTDQVLSRPDAALHDLQLLLPEERTKLLYTYNTTDCEYPSHQTILQLFEEQVERNSERIAVSCMGQSLTYGELNERANRLARTLLERGISPHTPAAIMGRHSLSIVVGIWAVIKAGMAYLPIDPEYPKERIEYILRDSGASLLLTHGKEWEQLTYNGEVLALDDERLYNKDGHNLPAMITPDDLVYIIYTSGSTGNPKGAMIEHRGLVNYIWWAGKTYIRSQNDVFALYSSIAFDLTVTSIFTPLISGSRIEIYEDDGSDFIVKRIVEDNKATVIKLTPAHLALIRDMDFSQYTVRTFIVGGEDLKCSLARDIHEHSRGGIEILNEYGPTETVVGCMIYRYDPASDEGVSVPIGQPIDNVQIYLLDRQLEPVPDGSIGEIYISGAGVARGYLHREELTQDRFLPNPFLTGNRMYRTGDLAVRHDSGSIVYLGRIDHQVKIKGYRIEMGEIEHQLLEMNGIEEAVVIDRIGEDGQQQLAAYYVATGHLTALELRMKLAEILPSYMIPAYFVRLDQLPLTPNGKVDRRLLPAPEQYLETSETGRTSQVEALLMNIFKDVLRRDEITVQDNFYRLGGDSIKAIQIVSKIKAAGYQLKVQQIMSYPVIRELAAFIELNTAAPIEQGPSYGEVKPLPITSWFFSQQWNNPHYYAQSVLLRLTPAITTDQLHDALFALIGHHDTLRLQAVETQGRMVYRTVGRGDVELARFDLTSFPEKERAAVLKKQAESFKASVRLGQGLLFKALTFDEGDQGQRLLLTAHHLIVDGVSWRIMLEDLDRLLQAVLTGSVWTLPNKTHSIQTWSDAIDAYGSEKALEHLDYWYSVLENVEDSLDADYPSNDDRIAVCGTLVRELSEQETSRLLGEANTAFRTQTSDLLIASLAMAVSEITGKKKITIELEGHGREELFENMDVSRTIGWFTSLYPVNLQMTETRTAGIIKSIKGQLRSIPNKGIDYGILAYGSGSIPKTGCNLLRFNYMGEIDNHLHSPVLAIAGDDTGRDTCPSNRLSCLVDVVAMITDKRLQVRMTYSKAMFSRDTMDAFIQVFMQRLAEVIQLGSDRGQTDFTPSDFETVKLAQEELDVLFNS, from the coding sequence ATGAAGACATGCCAACTCTATCCACTGACACATCCGCAAAAACGAATTTGGTATGTAGAAAATATATACTCGGGTACGAGCATACATAACATCGGAGGACTCATCAAAATTTACGGACCCGTCGATTTTTCCTTGCTGGAGGAAGCCATTAATCATTTCATTCGGCTCAATGATGCCGTCCGTATGCGGTTAGTCGAACAGGACGGTTCGGTGTTGCAGACGGTGATGGAATACCGCAGGAAAACGTTCCCGTTTATCGATTTTATGGCCCAAGAATCGGATGTGGATGCCTGGGTGAGTGCCGAGTTTTCCAAACCGCTCCCACTGGATGGAGAACAATTGTATGATTTTGTACTGGTTAGAATCAGCGACACAGAAAGCGCGTATCTTACGAAATTCCACCATATTATTTCGGACGGCTGGTCTTTTCAATTGATGACGACGCACATCAATCAGATTTATACGCAATTGATGCAGGGGGAGGAAGTTCCTCAGGAACCCCGACCTACCTACCTGGATTACATTGAACAAGAGCAAAAGTATTTATCATCCCCTCGTTTTACGAAAAATCAAAGCTATTGGAATCATAAATTTGATCACATCCATGACATTGATTTGCATACTACATCAATCGGCATCGCAGGCAACCGCAAAAAGTTCTTAGTAAGCCAGTCTGCTTCCGATGCCATCCGCGACTTTGCACAAACCCATCGTATTTCGTTGAATACCTTTTTTGTAGCAACGATGCTCCTTTATCTCCACAAAGCGAATCAACAAAACCGTCTCCTGATAGGCACTCCTGTATTGAATCGTACGGGGGCCAAAGAAAAAAATACATTTGGTATGTTTACCAGCACGATGCCCTTTCTCATTGACATCAAGCATGAGATGTCCTTCTCATCGTTCATACATAACGTCAACCAAGAACTCATTCAATGCTATTTCCATCAGAAATATCCTTACAACTTGCTCGTACAGGATCTTCAGCTTCAGCAGCGGGGATTGGACCAATTATTTCAAGTGTGCGTGAACTATTATAATACGGCATTCGACCGGAACTTCGGTCCTGGTTGGAAAATGCAGCAAATTGAGGTGAATAACGGCAACCAACTGTATTCCTTGCAGCTCATCGTAACCGAATGGTCATCGAATGAAGAACTGGAGCTGTACTTCGATTATAAAGAAGGCGACTACACGGAGAAGCAAATCGATGAACTACATAGCCGTCTTCTATATTTAACCGATCAAGTCCTGAGCCGTCCCGATGCCGCACTTCATGATTTGCAGCTGCTTCTGCCGGAAGAGCGTACGAAGCTTCTATATACGTACAACACAACAGATTGCGAATATCCCTCGCATCAAACGATCTTGCAGCTGTTCGAAGAACAAGTCGAGCGGAATTCGGAACGCATTGCTGTTTCATGCATGGGACAATCGCTTACTTACGGCGAACTGAATGAACGCGCCAATCGGCTCGCACGAACACTGCTGGAGAGAGGGATAAGCCCTCACACCCCGGCAGCTATCATGGGCCGCCACTCTCTGTCCATCGTTGTCGGGATCTGGGCGGTAATCAAGGCTGGAATGGCATATCTGCCGATTGATCCCGAATATCCCAAAGAACGGATCGAGTATATTCTGAGGGATAGCGGAGCTTCCCTGCTGCTGACTCATGGCAAGGAATGGGAGCAGCTTACTTACAACGGTGAGGTTCTTGCACTCGATGATGAACGTCTGTACAACAAGGACGGGCATAATTTGCCTGCTATGATTACGCCAGATGATTTGGTCTATATCATCTATACCTCAGGATCAACAGGCAATCCCAAAGGTGCGATGATCGAACACAGGGGACTGGTGAACTACATCTGGTGGGCTGGCAAGACGTATATCCGCTCGCAAAATGATGTATTTGCGCTGTACTCTTCCATTGCTTTCGATCTGACCGTGACCTCTATCTTTACGCCGTTAATTAGCGGCAGCCGTATCGAAATCTACGAAGATGACGGGAGCGACTTTATAGTTAAACGTATTGTGGAAGACAACAAGGCAACAGTTATCAAGCTGACGCCGGCTCATCTGGCACTCATCAGAGACATGGATTTCAGCCAATATACGGTTCGGACATTCATTGTGGGCGGTGAAGATTTGAAATGCTCGCTGGCTCGTGACATCCATGAACACAGTCGGGGCGGGATTGAAATCCTCAATGAGTACGGACCGACTGAGACCGTAGTCGGCTGCATGATTTACCGGTATGATCCGGCGAGCGACGAAGGGGTCTCCGTTCCGATCGGACAGCCCATTGACAATGTGCAGATTTATTTGCTGGATCGGCAGCTGGAGCCGGTCCCAGACGGATCGATCGGCGAAATATATATATCCGGGGCCGGAGTGGCCCGGGGTTACTTGCACAGGGAGGAGCTGACTCAAGACCGGTTTCTGCCCAACCCATTCCTTACGGGCAATAGGATGTATCGGACGGGCGACTTGGCCGTACGCCACGATAGTGGCAGCATCGTATATTTAGGCCGGATCGATCATCAGGTCAAAATTAAAGGGTACCGCATTGAAATGGGAGAAATCGAGCATCAGCTGCTTGAAATGAACGGTATTGAAGAAGCCGTCGTCATTGACCGCATCGGAGAAGACGGACAGCAGCAGCTTGCCGCTTATTACGTCGCAACGGGACATCTTACGGCTCTGGAGCTGAGGATGAAGCTAGCAGAGATACTGCCCTCGTATATGATACCGGCTTACTTTGTCCGTCTTGATCAATTGCCGCTTACTCCGAACGGTAAAGTGGACCGGCGCCTTCTGCCGGCTCCGGAACAGTACCTCGAAACAAGTGAGACCGGAAGGACCAGTCAAGTTGAAGCGCTGTTAATGAATATATTCAAGGATGTACTCCGCAGGGATGAAATAACGGTTCAGGATAATTTTTACCGGCTCGGCGGTGACTCTATCAAGGCAATACAAATTGTATCTAAAATCAAGGCGGCCGGTTATCAGCTAAAGGTGCAGCAAATTATGAGTTATCCCGTTATCCGAGAACTGGCTGCATTTATTGAGCTAAACACGGCTGCTCCGATCGAGCAGGGGCCGAGTTACGGGGAAGTTAAGCCACTGCCGATTACATCATGGTTTTTTTCACAACAATGGAACAATCCTCATTACTACGCGCAGTCTGTATTGCTTCGCCTAACTCCGGCAATAACAACAGATCAGCTTCACGATGCGTTATTTGCATTAATCGGCCACCATGACACCTTGAGGCTGCAGGCTGTTGAAACTCAAGGGCGCATGGTGTACCGGACGGTCGGACGCGGGGACGTAGAGCTTGCCCGCTTCGATCTGACCAGCTTTCCGGAGAAAGAGCGGGCTGCGGTTCTGAAGAAACAAGCCGAATCTTTCAAAGCAAGTGTACGGCTCGGACAGGGCCTTCTATTCAAAGCTCTTACATTTGATGAAGGAGATCAGGGACAGCGTCTTTTGCTGACAGCACATCATTTGATTGTAGATGGAGTCTCCTGGCGAATTATGCTGGAAGACTTGGACCGGCTGCTGCAAGCGGTTTTGACCGGATCGGTTTGGACCCTGCCGAATAAGACGCATTCCATTCAAACTTGGTCAGATGCTATTGATGCTTACGGCTCCGAGAAGGCGCTGGAACACCTTGACTACTGGTATTCGGTCTTAGAGAACGTAGAAGACAGCCTGGATGCTGATTACCCTTCGAATGACGACCGGATTGCCGTATGCGGCACGCTGGTCCGGGAGCTCTCAGAGCAGGAGACGAGCAGGCTGCTGGGGGAGGCGAATACCGCTTTCCGAACTCAAACGAGCGATTTGCTGATCGCCTCGTTGGCCATGGCCGTGAGCGAAATTACCGGCAAGAAGAAAATCACGATCGAATTAGAGGGACATGGACGCGAAGAGCTGTTCGAGAACATGGATGTATCCAGAACCATCGGGTGGTTCACTTCGCTGTATCCCGTTAATCTCCAGATGACTGAAACCAGAACAGCGGGAATCATCAAGAGCATAAAGGGCCAGCTTCGCTCCATTCCAAACAAAGGAATCGACTATGGTATCTTGGCATACGGTTCCGGCAGCATTCCGAAGACGGGATGCAACCTGCTCCGTTTCAATTATATGGGCGAAATCGATAATCATTTACACAGCCCTGTGCTCGCCATTGCCGGGGACGATACCGGAAGAGATACATGCCCGAGCAACAGGTTGTCCTGTTTGGTCGATGTGGTAGCCATGATTACGGATAAGAGGCTCCAGGTCCGCATGACATACAGCAAGGCTATGTTCAGCCGGGATACAATGGACGCGTTTATTCAAGTTTTTATGCAGCGGCTGGCTGAAGTTATTCAGTTAGGCTCAGACAGGGGACAGACTGATTTTACGCCCTCTGATTTTGAGACTGTCAAGCTCGCACAAGAAGAACTTGACGTACTCTTCAATTCATAA
- a CDS encoding homocysteine synthase, translating into MSEERQFSIETLAVHAGQELDPTTLSRAVPLYQTTSYGFKDSEHAANLFALKEFGNIYTRIMNPTTDVFEKRIAALEGGAGALATSSGQAAITFSILNIAGAGDEIVSSSSLYGGTYNLFSNTLAKLGIKVHFVDSTDPENFRKAINDKTKAVFAETIGNPQGNVLDVEAVAAIAHENGIPLIVDNTFPSPYLLRPIEYGADIVVHSATKFIGGHGTSIGGVIVDSGKFDWTANNKFPGLTEPDPSYHGVVYTEAVGPIAYIIKARVQLLRDIGASLSPFNSWLLLQGLETLHLRVERHSENALKVAKYLESHEAVEWVSYAGLPSHPSHELAKKYLPKGQGAILTFGIKGGAAAGQKVIENVKLFSHLANVGDSKSLIIHPASTTHQQMTEDEQLTAGVNPELLRLSIGTESIDDILYDLEQAIAASQK; encoded by the coding sequence ATGTCAGAAGAACGCCAATTTTCCATTGAAACCTTAGCGGTTCACGCCGGTCAGGAGCTTGATCCGACCACATTATCCCGCGCCGTCCCTCTATATCAGACGACTTCCTACGGGTTTAAAGACAGTGAGCACGCAGCGAATCTGTTTGCGCTTAAAGAATTCGGCAACATTTACACGCGTATCATGAACCCAACCACGGATGTGTTTGAGAAGCGGATTGCAGCGCTTGAAGGCGGTGCCGGTGCACTGGCGACATCTTCCGGGCAGGCAGCCATCACCTTCTCCATTCTCAACATTGCGGGCGCAGGTGATGAAATTGTTTCTTCCTCGAGCTTGTATGGCGGTACTTATAATTTATTTTCCAATACGCTTGCGAAGCTGGGCATCAAGGTGCATTTCGTGGATTCCACGGACCCGGAAAATTTCCGAAAAGCGATCAATGACAAGACAAAGGCCGTGTTTGCCGAAACGATCGGCAATCCGCAGGGCAATGTGCTGGATGTGGAAGCTGTTGCGGCCATCGCGCATGAGAACGGCATTCCGCTTATCGTAGACAACACCTTTCCAAGCCCGTATTTGCTGCGACCGATAGAATATGGAGCAGATATCGTCGTTCATTCTGCGACCAAATTCATCGGCGGTCATGGGACCTCCATCGGCGGGGTTATTGTTGATAGCGGTAAATTCGATTGGACGGCAAACAATAAGTTCCCTGGATTGACGGAGCCGGATCCAAGCTATCATGGCGTTGTGTATACGGAGGCAGTAGGCCCGATTGCTTATATTATCAAAGCGCGCGTACAGCTGCTGCGGGATATTGGCGCATCGCTGTCCCCGTTTAATTCCTGGCTGCTCCTGCAAGGGCTGGAAACGCTGCATCTTCGCGTTGAGCGCCATAGCGAGAATGCGCTGAAGGTTGCCAAGTATTTGGAGAGTCACGAGGCGGTGGAATGGGTGAGCTATGCAGGGCTGCCGAGTCACCCTTCGCATGAGCTGGCGAAGAAGTACCTGCCGAAGGGCCAAGGCGCTATCCTGACCTTCGGAATCAAAGGCGGGGCAGCGGCAGGTCAGAAGGTGATCGAGAATGTGAAGCTGTTCTCCCACTTGGCTAACGTTGGGGATTCCAAGTCGCTTATCATTCATCCGGCCAGCACGACGCATCAGCAGATGACGGAAGACGAGCAGCTTACGGCGGGCGTAAATCCGGAATTGCTGCGTCTGTCGATCGGGACCGAGTCTATCGATGATATACTATACGATCTGGAACAAGCTATTGCGGCAAGTCAGAAGTAA
- a CDS encoding SDR family oxidoreductase, whose amino-acid sequence MGSIGIQGIEKVALVTGAGAGIGRGIAKVLAEKGYRLAMTYHSSKDGIVDIAEDIRHIYGKTPLIIQSDLTVRSEAENTIRKTIEEFGRIDLLVNNAGIGLYDELTELEEDALDITVHLDFRAPMLLSKYAVREMIAQGIPGNIIFITSSRGERAYPKDSIYGSMKAALIRAAQSLALEWAPHGIRVNCVAPGATVHKPDQSAEDEPLGRKIPLGRLGTPSDIGEAIAWLCSDAASYITGINLRIDGGLILPGMPEDTSPEAGYGWGRVYAADEE is encoded by the coding sequence ATGGGTAGCATAGGGATTCAAGGGATAGAGAAAGTAGCGTTGGTGACAGGCGCTGGAGCTGGAATTGGACGGGGGATTGCCAAGGTTTTGGCTGAAAAAGGATATCGGCTGGCGATGACCTACCATTCGAGTAAAGATGGAATAGTGGACATAGCAGAGGATATTCGTCATATCTATGGCAAGACGCCTCTTATTATTCAAAGCGATTTGACCGTTCGCAGTGAAGCGGAGAATACGATACGAAAGACGATAGAGGAATTTGGCCGGATCGATCTGTTGGTGAACAATGCGGGGATCGGCCTTTATGACGAGCTCACGGAGCTTGAGGAGGACGCGCTGGACATTACGGTTCATCTCGATTTTCGAGCACCGATGCTGCTTAGCAAATATGCTGTCCGGGAGATGATCGCCCAGGGAATTCCGGGAAATATCATCTTCATCACGTCCTCCCGGGGAGAGAGAGCCTATCCCAAGGACAGCATTTACGGCAGCATGAAGGCAGCGCTTATACGTGCCGCACAATCGCTAGCGCTCGAGTGGGCTCCGCATGGCATCCGCGTAAACTGCGTGGCACCGGGAGCGACTGTTCACAAGCCGGACCAATCGGCAGAGGACGAGCCGCTCGGCAGAAAAATCCCGCTGGGAAGGTTGGGCACGCCGTCGGACATCGGGGAAGCGATTGCTTGGCTCTGCTCAGATGCGGCATCCTACATTACTGGGATCAATCTCCGTATAGACGGCGGTTTAATCTTGCCGGGCATGCCGGAGGATACGTCCCCGGAAGCCGGATATGGATGGGGCAGGGTGTATGCAGCGGATGAGGAATAA
- a CDS encoding DUF3949 domain-containing protein, translated as MNSEWWIVGSILVAGFLFMIPVQYRYIAALKNDPRKRGGDQETYYNKMSFQEEQLHYNTQIMFLPSTMVASWIYNWRHRKRNTTK; from the coding sequence ATGAATTCTGAGTGGTGGATTGTTGGAAGTATTCTAGTCGCCGGATTCCTGTTTATGATTCCCGTGCAGTACCGCTATATTGCAGCGTTAAAGAATGATCCCCGGAAGCGAGGGGGCGATCAGGAAACGTATTACAACAAGATGTCGTTTCAAGAAGAACAGCTACACTACAACACGCAAATTATGTTTTTGCCTTCCACCATGGTTGCCTCGTGGATCTATAATTGGAGGCATAGGAAAAGAAACACGACCAAGTAG
- a CDS encoding ABC transporter ATP-binding protein produces the protein MIRLEGLERQAGTYRLEIDKAEIHSGLNLIVGANGAGKTTLIELLTTLQAPDAGEILYSGRRAGDHLPLIRSQIGYVPADIELYGDMKVGKLLTYMAELKGIYNPEAIDRLMTDFRLEPFRKSKVKNLSQGVQRRIAVVQALLASPSFLFLDEPLNGMDAEERKFLITYLTKYARGRMVIVAAHELNEWEEAVDTVIWIHRGRIRYIGSPTQWKLNVASSSSVWEGEIDLEAFERIPQELLIHFQMTEHHMRVRLMGKKQPGPEFVEKAPTLEDTFFLHMNALARRG, from the coding sequence ATGATTAGGCTTGAAGGACTGGAACGCCAAGCGGGTACGTACCGGCTTGAAATCGACAAAGCGGAGATTCACTCCGGCCTGAACCTTATCGTCGGGGCGAACGGGGCTGGGAAAACCACCCTGATTGAGCTGTTGACCACGCTCCAGGCACCCGATGCAGGCGAAATTCTGTACAGCGGGCGCAGGGCAGGAGATCATTTGCCGTTGATCCGCAGTCAAATCGGATATGTTCCGGCGGATATCGAGCTGTATGGGGATATGAAGGTCGGCAAGCTACTGACCTATATGGCAGAATTAAAGGGCATCTATAATCCTGAGGCCATTGACAGGCTGATGACGGACTTTCGATTGGAGCCCTTCCGCAAGAGCAAGGTCAAGAATTTGTCACAAGGGGTGCAGCGGCGCATTGCCGTCGTGCAGGCGCTGCTGGCTTCACCTTCTTTTCTATTCCTCGATGAGCCTTTAAACGGCATGGACGCTGAGGAACGCAAATTCCTTATCACGTATTTGACTAAATACGCCAGGGGCCGAATGGTGATCGTGGCCGCCCATGAGCTGAACGAGTGGGAAGAGGCGGTAGATACCGTGATATGGATACACCGCGGTCGCATCCGGTATATCGGTTCACCGACCCAGTGGAAACTGAATGTGGCCTCCAGCTCCAGCGTCTGGGAAGGCGAAATCGATCTGGAAGCCTTCGAGCGGATACCGCAGGAGCTGCTGATTCATTTTCAAATGACGGAACATCATATGAGAGTAAGGCTGATGGGGAAAAAGCAGCCGGGTCCCGAATTTGTGGAGAAGGCGCCTACGCTGGAGGATACCTTTTTCCTACATATGAACGCTTTAGCTAGACGCGGCTGA
- a CDS encoding RNA polymerase sigma factor, protein MISDQQLSERMAAGDQEAFEMLVTRYHGPLLSYTTQRLADRQKAQDIVQETFIRLIRHLKQHGTLEHVRSWLYRVALNMCKDYWKSASYRSEGLAGEEMPDAYDPAPGAEELVERQETSLEIAASLESLPDIQQEVISLRFFHDLKLQEIADLVDLPLSTVKTHLYNGLRKLKKTLSMEHSDLVPVRSSRRTREKSPQEQVRNRSKSEESDSQSKVKESEVYLHGSSIR, encoded by the coding sequence ATGATTTCCGATCAGCAGCTGTCCGAACGCATGGCTGCCGGCGACCAGGAAGCGTTTGAAATGTTGGTGACGAGGTACCATGGTCCGCTGCTCAGTTATACGACCCAGAGGCTGGCTGATAGGCAAAAAGCCCAGGATATCGTTCAGGAAACGTTTATCCGGCTCATTCGGCATCTGAAGCAGCACGGCACGCTGGAACATGTTCGCTCCTGGCTTTACCGCGTGGCTCTGAATATGTGCAAGGATTATTGGAAAAGCGCATCTTATAGGTCTGAAGGTCTTGCGGGTGAGGAGATGCCGGATGCATACGACCCTGCACCCGGCGCGGAGGAACTTGTGGAAAGACAGGAAACCTCACTGGAGATTGCAGCATCTCTGGAGAGCCTGCCCGATATACAACAGGAAGTCATATCTCTTCGATTCTTTCATGATCTGAAGCTGCAGGAAATCGCCGACCTGGTCGACCTCCCCCTAAGTACGGTGAAAACGCATTTATATAACGGCTTGAGAAAGCTGAAGAAAACATTATCGATGGAGCATTCTGATTTGGTTCCCGTCCGTTCGTCCCGAAGGACACGGGAGAAAAGCCCTCAGGAACAGGTTCGGAACCGCTCCAAGTCGGAAGAATCGGATTCGCAGAGCAAAGTAAAAGAAAGTGAGGTGTACCTCCATGGATCATCCATTCGATAA